One window of Puntigrus tetrazona isolate hp1 chromosome 14, ASM1883169v1, whole genome shotgun sequence genomic DNA carries:
- the LOC122357186 gene encoding homeodomain-only protein produces MSASGNATAMFGMRLAEDQIKVLEENFTKVSKHPDDATLMLIAAECGLSEEETAKWFRMRNAQWRKAEGLPAELGSVKD; encoded by the exons ATGAGCGCGAGTGGAAACGCGACGGCGATGTTCGGGATGCGTTTAGCGGAGGATCAGATTAAAGTTCTGGAGGAGAATTTCACGAAGGTCAGCAAACACCCCGACGACGCCACGCTGATGCTGATCGCAGCGGAGTGCGGGCTCAGCGAAGAGGAGACGGCG AAGTGGTTCAGGATGCGAAACGCTCAGTGGAGGAAAGCAGAGGGTCTCCCTGCTGAACTGGGATCAGTGAAGGACTGA
- the LOC122357331 gene encoding testicular haploid expressed gene protein-like, whose product MKISRPSSHAAQYENVVRLATPKTRGRSAQEVNSPHSLLCDHDCPIWHASPSLRNVVVSPRLLQLANPKTNHPNFTSNRQNVQTFISCAAQSAKMTSRLEQLSLPKLRKNRHFYDPGLPESPIRMVSRGARIATASARIQALSTPKALSKDYIPPREPTWRP is encoded by the exons ATGAAGATCTCCCGCCCTTCCTCTCACGCGGCGCAGTACGAGAACGTTGTCCGTCTGGCGACTCCCAAAACCCGAGGAAGAAGCGCCCAGGAAGTGAA TTCTCCTCACTCGTTGTTGTGCGATCATGACTGTCCGATCTGGCACGCTAGTCCCAGTTTAAGGAACGTGGTCGTCTCCCCTCGACTCCTCCAGCTGGCCAACCCCAAAACCAACCACCCCAACTTCACCAGCAACAGACAG aaTGTGCAGACGTTCATCTCATGTGCGGCTCAATCAGCCAAGATGACATCCAGACTCGAGCAGCTCTCACTGCCCAAACTGAGAAAGAACAGACACTTCTACGACCCTGGACTACCAGAGAGTCCAATCCGAATG GTGTCTAGAGGAGCAAGAATCGCCACGGCGAGCGCCCGAATCCAAGCTTTATCCACTCCTAAAGCGCTCTCTAAAGACTACATCCCACCCAGAGAACCAACATGGCGGCCCTGA